The following coding sequences lie in one Verrucomicrobiia bacterium genomic window:
- a CDS encoding glycosyltransferase family 39 protein — MNVPEWRRSAITLLVFAAVFIALTVSSYTRESATWDEPQHVVAGYNALRFHDYRTDPEHPPFIRMWAALPLLAVNDIKVDRSKIDQTTPYSWVTQGQFFFCHDVFYVANDADRLLYLARFMIVVLGVLLGVLLFCWTRELLGFWPATMVLGLYTVEPNLLAHARLVTTDFGVTCFIFGTMYFLWRTTRLLSFSNLCGLAGFFVLAQVSKFSALLLGPIVLALLVVRTFQEKPWVVSLGRQSVARNRVGKLAITLSIVAMLAAATWLAIWAVYDFRYLPSASPTWRWDFQQDPIILQRAPLLAKAVGWVDEHRLLPNAYVQGFLLGQVKAQKRSGFFAGTYSIKGWWYFFPVAFLIKTPIAVILLFFTGVVLCAVRWRRFLDHNAYVLLPLAAFLGAAMMMNLNIGVRHILPIQPLVLLLAGNATAELYASQRKPLRMLLGTLGLLAVTELAFVCPHYLAFFNQFAGGPRNGHEYLVDSNLDWGQDLKSLKHWMDEHEVRHINLSYFGTADPAYYKIDCTYLPGGAFFDEPLVRNPQLPGFVAVSVTNLRGVYFSERSRNIYQGLLETAPVAVIGYSIYVYQVERPWWQ, encoded by the coding sequence ATGAACGTCCCCGAATGGCGTCGCTCCGCCATCACTTTGCTCGTCTTCGCGGCTGTTTTCATTGCCCTGACCGTCAGCAGCTACACGCGTGAGTCGGCAACCTGGGATGAACCGCAACACGTGGTCGCGGGATACAACGCCCTCCGGTTTCACGACTATCGCACTGATCCGGAGCATCCGCCCTTCATCCGTATGTGGGCTGCCTTGCCGCTCCTGGCAGTGAATGACATCAAAGTGGACCGCTCGAAGATCGACCAAACTACGCCCTATTCATGGGTGACGCAGGGGCAGTTCTTCTTCTGCCACGACGTATTTTATGTCGCGAACGATGCCGACCGCCTCTTGTACCTGGCGCGGTTTATGATCGTGGTGCTGGGCGTATTGCTGGGCGTATTGCTGTTCTGTTGGACCCGCGAACTACTGGGGTTCTGGCCCGCTACGATGGTGTTGGGGTTGTACACTGTTGAACCGAATCTCCTGGCTCATGCGCGTCTGGTCACAACTGATTTTGGTGTGACCTGTTTCATCTTTGGCACAATGTATTTCCTCTGGCGGACGACGCGGTTGTTGAGTTTCAGTAACCTGTGCGGACTGGCCGGGTTCTTCGTGCTCGCTCAGGTCAGCAAATTCTCGGCACTCTTACTCGGCCCGATTGTTCTGGCATTGCTCGTGGTGCGCACCTTCCAGGAAAAACCATGGGTGGTGTCTCTTGGCCGGCAATCGGTTGCGCGCAATCGTGTGGGAAAACTGGCAATCACGTTGTCTATCGTTGCCATGCTCGCCGCTGCAACGTGGTTGGCAATTTGGGCAGTCTACGACTTCCGCTACCTTCCCTCGGCTTCTCCCACCTGGCGTTGGGATTTCCAACAGGATCCCATTATTCTTCAACGTGCCCCGCTGCTCGCGAAGGCTGTCGGGTGGGTTGATGAACATCGGCTGCTGCCAAACGCGTATGTCCAGGGCTTCCTGCTCGGGCAGGTGAAGGCACAGAAGCGCAGCGGGTTCTTCGCGGGCACCTACAGCATCAAAGGCTGGTGGTATTTCTTCCCAGTGGCATTCCTTATCAAGACTCCCATTGCCGTGATCCTGCTCTTCTTCACTGGCGTCGTGCTTTGCGCGGTGCGCTGGCGACGTTTTCTCGATCACAATGCGTACGTGCTCTTGCCGCTCGCCGCATTTCTGGGAGCGGCGATGATGATGAACCTGAATATTGGCGTTCGTCACATCCTACCCATCCAGCCGCTGGTGTTGCTGTTGGCGGGCAACGCCACCGCGGAATTATACGCCAGCCAACGGAAACCCCTGCGCATGCTGCTGGGCACGCTCGGTCTCCTGGCCGTTACGGAACTCGCGTTCGTCTGCCCACACTATCTCGCCTTCTTTAACCAATTCGCCGGCGGCCCGCGAAATGGACACGAATATCTCGTCGATTCCAACCTTGATTGGGGACAGGATTTGAAGAGTCTAAAACATTGGATGGACGAGCACGAAGTGCGACACATCAACTTGAGCTATTTCGGCACGGCGGACCCTGCCTATTACAAGATCGATTGCACCTACCTTCCCGGTGGTGCGTTTTTTGACGAGCCATTGGTGAGAAATCCACAACTACCGGGCTTCGTCGCCGTGAGTGTCACCAACCTCCGTGGTGTTTATTTTTCGGAACGCTCGCGAAACATTTACCAAGGGTTGCTGGAGACGGCACCGGTCGCGGTGATTGGTTATTCGATCTATGTGTACCAGGTCGAGCGTCCGTGGTGGCAGTAG
- a CDS encoding bifunctional nuclease family protein — protein MKNDVVEVQVKGVLPTTNGCAVFVGNDEKTFVIYVDHSVGAAITMFLRSTPKERPLTHDLIGHIFTGLGVKVERIVINDLKNSTYYARLVLRAENELGKKILEIDSRPSDCIALAVQQKSPIYVATKVFSAVEDMSEVLKRMKQEGGDEFTEQGEEGQTE, from the coding sequence GTGAAGAACGACGTTGTTGAAGTCCAGGTGAAGGGCGTGCTGCCGACAACCAACGGCTGCGCTGTCTTTGTAGGCAACGACGAGAAGACGTTTGTCATTTACGTGGACCATAGCGTGGGCGCGGCCATCACGATGTTCCTGCGCAGCACTCCAAAGGAGCGCCCGCTGACCCACGATCTCATCGGTCACATTTTCACCGGGCTGGGGGTAAAAGTAGAGCGCATCGTTATTAACGACCTCAAGAACAGTACGTATTACGCGCGCCTCGTGCTGCGCGCAGAAAACGAACTTGGCAAGAAAATCCTGGAGATCGATTCCCGCCCGAGTGACTGCATCGCGCTGGCTGTCCAGCAGAAGAGCCCCATCTATGTCGCGACCAAGGTATTCAGCGCGGTCGAAGACATGTCGGAGGTACTCAAGCGCATGAAGCAGGAGGGTGGCGACGAATTCACCGAGCAGGGTGAAGAAGGACAGACCGAGTAA
- a CDS encoding arginine decarboxylase, pyruvoyl-dependent, which yields MHFVPSKIFLTKGVGTHKHELRSFELALRDAGIEKCNLVTVSSILPPRCKIISRKQGEQLLQPGQITFAVIARLSTNEPHRLIAASIGVAQPADEDAYGYLSELHAYGMNDTTAGNFSEDMAAAMLGTTLGVDFNEDASWDEKEQVFRMSGKIVRTSNCTQTAVGHPQGQYSTVITAAICLF from the coding sequence ATGCATTTTGTTCCATCGAAGATATTCTTGACCAAAGGCGTCGGGACTCACAAGCACGAGCTGCGCAGCTTCGAATTGGCGTTACGCGATGCGGGTATCGAGAAGTGCAACCTCGTGACTGTATCGAGCATCTTGCCGCCGCGCTGCAAGATCATCTCCCGCAAGCAGGGCGAGCAACTACTGCAGCCCGGGCAGATCACCTTCGCCGTCATCGCGCGTCTTTCCACGAATGAGCCGCATCGACTCATTGCGGCATCGATCGGCGTGGCCCAACCCGCCGATGAGGATGCGTACGGCTACCTTAGCGAATTGCACGCGTATGGCATGAACGACACCACGGCGGGCAATTTTTCCGAGGACATGGCGGCGGCCATGCTGGGCACGACGCTGGGCGTGGATTTTAATGAGGACGCCAGTTGGGATGAGAAAGAGCAGGTGTTTCGGATGAGCGGTAAGATCGTGCGTACCAGCAATTGCACCCAGACGGCGGTCGGCCATCCCCAGGGCCAGTATTCCACAGTAATCACGGCTGCAATTTGCCTCTTCTAA
- a CDS encoding carbon-nitrogen hydrolase, which yields MPTKTQIVTIGLIQMRCMSQPQANLRKGLALVAKAARRGARIICLPELFRSLYFCQTEDHSQFALAEPIPGPTTTALAKAARQHHVTIVGSVFEKRSAGVYHNTAVVLNAQGKLVGKYRKMHIPDDPLYYEKFYFTPGDLGFQSFATKHANIGTLVCWDQWYPEGARLTALKGAQILFYPTAIGWHRKEKAQFGKKQHEAWVTIQRSHAIANGVFVAAPNRIGREGTVEFWGGSFVCDPFGEIIAEASHDKEEVLVTKCDLRRIEETRQHWPFLRDRRIDAYGGITQRLLD from the coding sequence ATGCCAACCAAGACACAGATCGTCACGATCGGCCTCATTCAGATGCGTTGCATGTCCCAACCGCAGGCAAATCTGCGGAAGGGACTTGCCCTCGTCGCGAAAGCGGCGAGACGCGGCGCTCGAATAATCTGTCTGCCGGAGCTCTTTCGCTCGCTGTATTTTTGCCAAACAGAAGATCACAGTCAGTTTGCGCTCGCCGAACCGATTCCCGGTCCCACGACCACTGCGCTCGCAAAGGCCGCGCGCCAGCATCACGTCACCATTGTGGGCTCGGTTTTCGAGAAGCGCTCGGCAGGCGTTTACCACAACACCGCCGTCGTCCTCAACGCCCAAGGCAAGCTCGTGGGCAAGTACCGCAAGATGCACATTCCTGACGATCCCCTGTACTACGAGAAATTCTATTTCACTCCTGGCGACCTCGGTTTTCAATCATTCGCAACCAAGCATGCCAATATCGGCACGCTCGTTTGTTGGGATCAATGGTATCCCGAAGGCGCCCGGCTCACCGCGTTGAAAGGCGCGCAAATTCTCTTCTACCCGACGGCTATTGGTTGGCACCGTAAAGAAAAGGCGCAATTCGGGAAGAAGCAGCATGAAGCATGGGTTACCATCCAGCGCTCCCACGCCATCGCCAACGGTGTGTTTGTGGCCGCGCCCAACCGCATCGGACGGGAAGGTACGGTAGAGTTCTGGGGTGGCTCGTTCGTTTGCGATCCATTCGGCGAGATAATCGCCGAGGCCAGCCACGACAAGGAGGAAGTACTCGTTACGAAATGCGACCTCCGCAGAATTGAGGAAACGCGCCAGCATTGGCCATTCCTCCGGGATCGCCGCATCGACGCCTACGGCGGCATCACTCAACGTCTTCTCGACTAA
- a CDS encoding agmatine deiminase family protein, translating to MPAKTPRELGYRMPAEWQPHAATWLSWPRPDGISFPDRYPEALPTLGEMVRTLAPHERIDINVRDEGVEAIAREAIGNVRNIFYHHIPSYEPWCRDHGPIFVKRGHELAIVDWDYNAWGSKYPPYDDDDAVPRRVAESLGLPVFSPGIVMEGGALDVNGVGTLLTTESCLLNPNRNPHLKKQQIEQYLRDYLGITNILWLGDGIAGDDTDGHVDDLARFVNPTTVVTVVEPDPQDDNYWPLQENRKRLQAMRDQDGNPLRVVELPMPGVIEYDGQRLPASYANFYIANGVVLLPTYCNPKTDTTARETLQRIFVDRRVVGIDSTNLIWGLGSFHCLTQQQPAS from the coding sequence ATGCCCGCGAAAACGCCACGCGAACTCGGCTATCGAATGCCCGCCGAGTGGCAACCGCACGCGGCAACCTGGCTGAGTTGGCCACGGCCTGACGGCATTAGCTTTCCCGACCGCTATCCGGAAGCGCTCCCGACGCTGGGCGAAATGGTCCGAACATTGGCGCCTCATGAGCGTATCGATATCAATGTCCGCGACGAGGGAGTCGAAGCCATTGCACGCGAGGCCATCGGCAACGTCAGAAATATCTTCTACCATCACATTCCCTCGTATGAACCATGGTGCCGCGACCATGGGCCCATTTTTGTGAAGCGCGGCCACGAACTCGCCATCGTGGACTGGGACTACAACGCTTGGGGCAGCAAATATCCGCCGTATGACGACGATGATGCGGTGCCGCGACGCGTCGCTGAGTCCTTGGGTTTGCCGGTGTTTAGCCCCGGCATCGTGATGGAAGGGGGCGCCCTTGACGTCAACGGCGTAGGAACTTTACTGACCACCGAGTCCTGCCTGCTCAATCCCAATCGCAATCCGCATCTCAAAAAGCAGCAAATCGAGCAGTATCTCCGCGATTACCTTGGCATCACCAACATCCTGTGGCTCGGGGATGGAATCGCCGGCGACGACACGGACGGGCATGTGGACGATCTCGCACGGTTCGTAAACCCGACCACCGTTGTTACCGTCGTTGAGCCGGATCCGCAGGACGACAACTATTGGCCGCTGCAAGAGAATCGGAAACGGCTCCAGGCAATGCGCGATCAGGATGGAAACCCTTTGCGGGTTGTCGAACTGCCGATGCCGGGTGTGATCGAATATGATGGCCAGCGGTTGCCAGCAAGCTACGCGAATTTCTATATCGCGAATGGGGTGGTTCTGCTGCCGACGTATTGCAATCCGAAAACCGATACGACCGCAAGAGAGACGCTACAGAGGATCTTTGTGGACCGACGCGTGGTAGGTATCGACAGCACAAACCTGATTTGGGGACTCGGATCCTTCCACTGCCTCACGCAGCAACAGCCCGCAAGCTAG
- a CDS encoding EVE domain-containing protein, whose product MPNHWLLKTEPSTYSFADLERDKHAVWDGVANALALKHLRLMKRGDLAFIYHTGDEKQIVGIAEVTSDPYPDPKENDPKLAVIDLKPREKLPRPVTLAEIKTARGFLDFELVRIGRLSVMPVSASRWQGLWKMASNA is encoded by the coding sequence ATGCCGAATCACTGGTTATTGAAGACGGAACCAAGTACGTATTCCTTTGCCGATTTGGAGCGCGACAAGCACGCGGTCTGGGATGGCGTCGCGAACGCTTTGGCCCTGAAACATCTGCGATTGATGAAACGCGGTGATCTGGCGTTCATCTACCACACCGGCGACGAGAAACAGATCGTCGGGATTGCCGAGGTGACGAGCGATCCCTATCCCGATCCGAAAGAGAATGACCCGAAACTCGCCGTCATTGATCTGAAGCCGCGGGAGAAGTTGCCACGGCCCGTCACGCTGGCGGAAATCAAGACAGCGCGGGGATTCCTGGATTTTGAGCTGGTTCGAATAGGGCGGCTCAGTGTGATGCCCGTTAGCGCTTCACGATGGCAGGGGCTTTGGAAAATGGCTTCAAACGCGTGA
- the clpB gene encoding ATP-dependent chaperone ClpB: MRFDKLTIKAQEALQSAQEMAQKLNHQEVDCEHMLSALIEQPDGLVRPLLDKLGANPDTILGGLGDSLKRRAQVHGIDSTQVYLSKALRTALDAAFAQADKLKDQFVSTEHILLGVAETTNLLKPHGVTTSVILKALREVRGTTQVTDQNPEDKYQALTKYGRDLTDEARRGKLDPVIGRDAEIRRVMQVLSRRTKNNPVLIGDPGVGKTAIAEGLARRIVSGDVPEGLKGKRLIAMDIGSMLAGAKYRGEFEDRLKAFLKEVIASEGRIILFIDELHTIVGAGKAEGAPVDAANMLKPSLARGELHTVGATTLDEYRKHIEKDPALERRFQPVFVGEPSVEDTIAILRGLKERYEVHHGVRIQDSALVSAAVLSQRYIADRFLPDKAIDLVDEAASRLRIELDSLPAEIDQIERRVMQLEIERAALKKESDKASKERLLKLEKELADLQEQGKKLKTQWQNEKAVVNEIRDLKSAIEVSKEQIEQAKREGNLGKASEIQYGRLPELEKKLEAADTKLAKLQKSSKMLTEEVTENDIAEVVATWTGIPVSRLVEGEREKLVHMEERLRLRVVGQEDAIVAVSNAVRRARSGLQDPNRPVGSFIFLGPTGVGKTELARALAEFLFDDENAMVRIDMSEYMEKHTVARLIGAPPGYVGYEEGGQLTEAVRRRPYSVVLFDEIEKAHHDVFNVMLQVLDDGRLTDGQGRIVDFKNAVIIMTSNLGSRYFAEGRSDAESVRQQVMDDLRVHFRPEFLNRVDEVVLFHGLTQEDIKRIVDIQLVRVQKRLANQNITLRVGDAAKELIAREGYDPVFGARPLKRVIQKRILDVLSLEILSGRFKEGDKIEADVDKKKDGALIFKSAQAEAGKGAQYRIDTH, encoded by the coding sequence ATTCGCTTCGATAAACTTACGATCAAGGCCCAGGAAGCCTTACAATCAGCGCAGGAGATGGCGCAGAAGCTCAACCACCAGGAGGTTGATTGCGAACACATGCTTTCTGCGCTGATCGAACAGCCCGACGGCCTCGTGCGTCCGCTGCTGGACAAACTCGGCGCAAACCCGGATACGATCCTGGGTGGGCTGGGGGATTCGTTGAAGCGCCGTGCACAGGTGCACGGCATTGATTCTACGCAGGTTTACCTCAGCAAAGCGCTGCGGACTGCGCTCGACGCCGCTTTCGCGCAGGCCGATAAGCTCAAGGACCAGTTCGTCAGCACGGAGCACATTCTGCTGGGCGTTGCCGAAACGACGAATCTTCTTAAACCACACGGCGTGACCACGAGTGTGATTTTGAAGGCGTTGCGCGAAGTCCGGGGCACGACACAGGTAACCGACCAAAATCCGGAAGACAAATACCAGGCGCTCACCAAGTACGGGCGTGACCTGACTGACGAAGCGCGCCGCGGGAAACTCGATCCGGTCATTGGCCGTGACGCCGAGATTCGTCGGGTCATGCAAGTACTCTCCCGCCGGACGAAGAACAACCCGGTGCTCATCGGCGACCCTGGGGTCGGCAAGACAGCCATTGCGGAAGGCCTGGCGCGGCGGATCGTCAGTGGCGACGTACCCGAGGGTCTCAAAGGGAAGCGGCTGATCGCGATGGACATTGGCTCGATGCTCGCGGGCGCGAAATACCGGGGCGAGTTTGAAGATCGGCTCAAAGCGTTCCTAAAGGAAGTCATCGCGAGTGAAGGCAGGATCATCCTGTTCATCGACGAATTACACACAATTGTCGGTGCCGGCAAGGCCGAGGGTGCGCCCGTGGATGCGGCAAACATGCTCAAGCCATCGCTCGCTCGTGGCGAACTGCACACGGTCGGCGCAACGACATTGGACGAATACCGCAAACACATCGAGAAAGATCCCGCGCTGGAGCGTCGGTTCCAGCCGGTTTTCGTGGGTGAACCTTCAGTGGAGGACACGATCGCGATTCTGCGCGGGTTGAAGGAGCGTTATGAGGTGCACCACGGGGTGCGTATCCAGGACAGCGCCCTTGTCAGCGCCGCGGTCCTTTCGCAGCGCTACATCGCGGACCGGTTCCTGCCTGACAAGGCGATTGATCTGGTGGACGAGGCGGCCTCACGTTTGCGAATTGAGCTGGATTCGCTGCCGGCCGAGATCGACCAGATTGAGCGCCGCGTGATGCAGTTGGAGATCGAGCGCGCGGCCTTGAAGAAGGAGAGTGACAAGGCCAGCAAGGAGCGTTTGCTGAAACTGGAAAAGGAACTTGCCGACCTGCAAGAGCAGGGTAAGAAACTCAAGACGCAGTGGCAAAACGAAAAAGCAGTGGTCAATGAGATTCGCGATTTGAAGTCGGCCATTGAGGTGTCCAAGGAACAGATCGAGCAGGCGAAACGCGAGGGAAATCTTGGGAAGGCCAGTGAGATTCAGTACGGGCGGTTACCGGAGTTGGAGAAGAAACTGGAAGCAGCCGACACGAAACTCGCGAAGCTCCAGAAGAGTTCCAAGATGCTGACGGAAGAGGTCACGGAGAACGACATTGCCGAGGTCGTGGCGACGTGGACGGGCATTCCTGTCTCGCGGTTGGTCGAAGGAGAGCGTGAGAAGCTGGTGCACATGGAAGAGCGGCTGCGGCTGCGGGTGGTGGGGCAGGAGGATGCGATTGTCGCCGTGTCGAATGCGGTGCGGCGTGCGCGTAGCGGCCTGCAGGACCCCAATCGGCCCGTCGGCTCGTTCATTTTCCTTGGGCCAACCGGCGTGGGTAAAACGGAGTTGGCGCGCGCGCTGGCGGAGTTCCTCTTCGATGACGAAAATGCCATGGTACGTATCGACATGAGTGAGTACATGGAGAAGCACACGGTTGCGCGGCTCATCGGCGCGCCTCCGGGGTACGTCGGCTATGAGGAAGGCGGGCAGTTGACGGAAGCGGTGCGCCGCCGGCCCTACTCCGTGGTACTTTTCGACGAGATTGAGAAGGCGCATCATGACGTGTTCAATGTGATGCTGCAGGTTCTTGATGACGGACGACTGACAGATGGACAGGGTCGGATTGTGGACTTCAAGAATGCGGTTATCATCATGACCAGCAACCTCGGCTCGCGATACTTCGCCGAGGGGCGATCGGATGCCGAGTCGGTGCGACAACAGGTCATGGATGACTTGCGAGTCCATTTTAGACCCGAGTTCCTTAACCGCGTGGACGAGGTCGTATTGTTCCACGGGCTGACACAGGAGGACATCAAGCGGATTGTAGACATCCAACTCGTGCGCGTCCAAAAGCGGCTTGCCAATCAGAACATCACCCTCCGTGTTGGCGACGCGGCGAAAGAGTTGATCGCGCGTGAGGGTTACGACCCGGTATTTGGCGCGCGCCCGCTCAAGCGCGTCATCCAGAAGAGGATTTTGGATGTCCTCTCGCTGGAAATCCTTTCCGGTAGATTCAAGGAAGGCGACAAGATCGAGGCGGATGTGGACAAGAAAAAGGACGGGGCGCTGATTTTCAAGAGCGCCCAAGCGGAAGCAGGAAAGGGTGCTCAATATCGGATCGACACACATTGA
- the lpxD gene encoding UDP-3-O-(3-hydroxymyristoyl)glucosamine N-acyltransferase gives MQLRARDIAHMVGGALTGDPEQLVTGLAGIREAVPGDVSFVANPKYLPAVKITRASVLIVGQDLDVAFGGTLIRVGNPSEAFARLTSQVAPAPVSYKPGVHPTAIISPTARLGRDVSIQPHVVIEDGAVIGDRTIIGAGSYIGHESCLGADCLLYAHVSLRERTAVGDRVILHCGVVLGADGFGYETLGGRHRKIPQIGHVEIGDEVEIGANTTIDRGRFGRTRVGQGTKIDNLVQIGHNCTIGEHCIICALVGIAGSTNIGNQVTIAGQVGVAGHLTIGDKSIVMAQAGVTKDVPVGAMVLGAPAVPHKEFKRVNAAVQRLPETLAKVHELEQQLAELRARLTATS, from the coding sequence GTGCAGCTAAGGGCACGTGATATTGCGCACATGGTGGGGGGTGCGCTGACGGGCGACCCCGAGCAGTTAGTGACTGGTCTCGCGGGTATTCGCGAGGCCGTGCCCGGCGACGTCAGCTTCGTTGCCAACCCAAAATACCTGCCCGCTGTCAAAATCACCCGGGCCTCGGTCCTGATTGTCGGCCAGGATCTGGATGTTGCGTTCGGAGGCACGCTCATCCGTGTTGGCAATCCTTCAGAAGCCTTTGCCAGATTGACCTCACAGGTTGCGCCGGCCCCGGTCTCTTATAAACCCGGCGTTCATCCAACGGCGATTATCTCACCCACCGCAAGACTGGGCAGGGATGTGTCCATTCAGCCGCATGTCGTTATCGAAGACGGTGCTGTCATCGGCGACCGTACCATCATTGGGGCGGGTAGTTACATCGGTCACGAGAGTTGTTTGGGTGCGGATTGCCTGCTGTACGCCCACGTCAGTTTGCGGGAGCGGACGGCTGTGGGTGATCGCGTGATCCTGCATTGTGGCGTTGTGTTGGGTGCCGACGGCTTCGGTTACGAGACTCTCGGAGGCAGGCACCGGAAGATTCCCCAGATCGGCCACGTCGAGATTGGTGACGAGGTTGAGATCGGCGCCAACACGACCATTGATCGCGGTCGCTTCGGTCGGACCCGCGTGGGTCAGGGCACGAAGATCGACAACCTCGTGCAGATCGGCCACAACTGTACCATCGGCGAGCATTGCATCATCTGCGCACTGGTTGGTATTGCAGGCAGCACCAATATCGGCAACCAGGTAACCATCGCAGGTCAGGTCGGCGTTGCGGGGCATCTGACCATCGGCGACAAGAGTATTGTCATGGCGCAGGCCGGTGTCACGAAGGACGTACCCGTCGGCGCAATGGTGCTTGGGGCTCCTGCCGTACCCCATAAGGAATTCAAGCGCGTCAACGCCGCCGTCCAGCGTCTTCCCGAAACGCTGGCCAAGGTTCACGAGTTGGAGCAACAACTCGCCGAACTACGCGCGCGCCTGACCGCTACGTCCTAG
- a CDS encoding OmpH family outer membrane protein, with protein MKNTIIAFVAMSSVALAFTASAQAPTGRIVTVDLNKVFTDYYKTPIASAKIKDTAESFNKELNEMVDNYKKGIEELNKLREDQDKPEYTAEVREQKRKAVSEKLAETQKIQRDLEEYRTSHGKILQDQQLRMRQTIVKEIQDVIDKEARDAGYQLVLDKSGTTANAVPTILFSQDSLDITDDLIKVLNKNQPKTTEAPKPAEKKDDKKKDDKK; from the coding sequence ATGAAAAATACAATTATCGCATTCGTCGCCATGAGTTCTGTCGCGCTGGCGTTCACAGCGTCGGCGCAGGCGCCGACGGGGCGCATCGTCACCGTTGATTTGAACAAGGTCTTCACCGACTATTACAAGACACCGATCGCCTCGGCAAAGATCAAGGATACAGCCGAATCCTTCAACAAGGAACTCAATGAAATGGTCGACAATTACAAGAAGGGGATCGAAGAACTGAACAAGTTGCGCGAGGACCAGGACAAGCCCGAATACACCGCCGAGGTGCGCGAGCAAAAGCGCAAGGCAGTTTCGGAGAAGCTGGCCGAAACGCAGAAAATTCAGCGTGACCTTGAGGAATACCGCACCAGTCACGGCAAGATTCTGCAGGACCAGCAATTGCGCATGCGCCAGACAATTGTCAAAGAGATCCAGGACGTCATCGACAAGGAAGCGCGGGACGCCGGTTACCAGCTCGTGCTGGACAAGTCGGGCACCACGGCCAATGCCGTTCCCACCATCCTGTTCAGCCAGGACTCGCTGGACATTACTGACGATCTTATCAAGGTCTTGAACAAGAACCAGCCGAAGACGACAGAGGCACCCAAGCCAGCCGAGAAGAAGGACGACAAGAAGAAGGACGACAAGAAGTAA